A DNA window from Hordeum vulgare subsp. vulgare chromosome 1H, MorexV3_pseudomolecules_assembly, whole genome shotgun sequence contains the following coding sequences:
- the LOC123416927 gene encoding BTB/POZ and MATH domain-containing protein 1-like: MNLFAQTPISGELEMPRMRASTSLCTPSVVRGTHTFKIVGYNLQRGIGVGRYLSSTPFNISGYFWRIEYYPDGEMEMKHGDYASISLDFASTNSEVRASFEVRLVDQAKKLAPLVVLSQNMPIVFRTHPPTYVGKDFLQPWAYLQDDSLVIECDITVVEESKVAVTATSFKIQVPPSDLSNNLGELLKAGEETDVMFEVRGEIFHAHKIVLAMRSPVFKADLFGRKGDRTRRIMNIKDIQPPIFRALLHFIYTDSLPSMGHLDGDDGEEMVKHLIMAADRYAMARMKVICESILCKNLNVQNVTTILALANEHHCNHLKNACLEFITSPDRIHDVVASEGYAQLKRSRPAIIVDIFERATKSCKI, encoded by the coding sequence ATGAATTTATTTGCACAAACTCCAATCTCGGGGGAGCTAGAGATGCCCAGAATGAGGGCATCAACATCATTGTGCACCCCGTCTGTAGTCCGGGGAACACACACATTCAAGATCGTCGGGTACAACCTTCAAAGGGGCATCGGCGTTGGCAGGTACTTGTCATCCACCCCCTTCAATATCAGCGGATACTTCTGGCGCATTGAGTACTACCCCGACGGGGAGATGGAGATGAAACATGGGGACTATGCATCTATTTCCCTAGATTTCGCAAGCACCAACTCTGAGGTGAGGGCGTCCTTCGAGGTCAGGTTGGTCGACCAAGCCAAGAAGCTTGCTCCGTTGGTGGTCCTCTCCCAAAATATGCCGATAGTGTTTCGCACTCATCCGCCAACATATGTGGGCAAAGATTTCCTGCAACCATGGGCGTACCTACAGGATGACAGCCTTGTGATTGAATGTGATATCACAGTTGTGGAAGAATCCAAGGTGGCAGTAACGGCGACTTCCTTCAAAATCCAAGTGCCTCCCTCGGATCTATCTAATAATCTCGGAGAATTACTTAAGGCGGGGGAGGAAACAGATGTCATGTTCGAGGTTCGAGGGGAGATTTTTCACGCACACAAGATTGTGCTTGCGATGCGGTCACCTGTCTTCAAAGCGGATCTTTTCGGGCGGAAGGGCGACAGGACAAGGCGGATCATGAACATAAAAGATATACAACCTCCTATTTTCAGAGCATTGCTTCACTTCATCTACACAGATTCATTGCCTTCCATGGGACATcttgatggagatgatggtgaAGAAATGGTTAAGCACTTGATCATGGCCGCTGATAGGTATGCCATGGCGAGGATGAAGGTAATATGTGAGAGCATCCTTTGCAAGAATCTTAATGTTCAGAATGTCACTACTATTTTAGCTCTAGCCAACGAGCATCACTGCAACCACCTCAAAAATGCTTGCCTTGAGTTCATCACTTCTCCCGATAGGATACACGATGTGGTGGCAAGTGAAGGGTATGCTCAACTCAAAAGATCCCGTCCTGCTATCATAGTTGATATTTTTGAGAGGGCAACTAAGTCCTGCAAAATTTAG